In Syntrophorhabdales bacterium, a single genomic region encodes these proteins:
- a CDS encoding PAS domain S-box protein, which yields MNRFMSLSIRTYLVIFITLLALPSVALIVYSGLAARKAAIDDANKQCLEVVNSLAGEQQAVVAGAEQLVTTLALLPEVQARNSTATNALLRDLLKKNPRYANIVIGDASGSVWASAVPFQGNLSMADRRYYQEAIRTGTFSSGEYGVGRAGGKPMMSFGYPVKNADNKVIAVIGVALDLEYAQRTFEKINLPPGSSFGILDHQGIILIRNRQDPFSEKLIGKRDSKQENFTPMTGGAPGGTFKAIGNDGIFRLAAYRKMTLPHESAPYLYVRSSIPLASATATANAAMVKNLTLLAVLYAIGLVLVWFIGKRLIVNPVTRLMKASEQLAAGAGNVRISRDIEGRELGRLARSFDTMADTLAQRESALRESEQRWATTLASIGDAVIATDTDGRISFMNSVAEELTGWTQKDAALRPIAEVFHIINEQTRKEVDSPVSRVLREGIIVGLANHTILVRRDGTELPIDDSGAPIQRVDGKTTGVVLVFRDITERQAAEEALRQSDERFRLALRNAPVSVAVQDRDLRYIWAYNQRTARPEEIIGRRDEDIFTPEEAARVDAIKRRVLEEGVEYREQMWFNRAGGPIFLDVYWEPMHDETGRVIGVGSATVDLTPTKLAEEALRKAHDELEERVKQRTTELQSAYDNLTREIAEREQAEAQLRQAQKMEALGTLSGGIAHDFNNILAAIIGFTELVAERATPGSRDEHHLHRVLEASLRGRELVKQMLTFTRSTAQEKKPLLLSSILKETARMLRATTPTTISIKVNILSESGLILADPTQIQQIVMNLCTNATYAMREKGGILDIELTDFSVARSNGNNHGMEPGLYMKLVVRDTGRGITPDIMDKIFDPFFTTKKLGEGTGLGLSVVHGIVKRSGGYIAVESAPGKGSTFTVYFPKIAGEQKTAAPGLDMIPTGSERILFVDDEEAIVEMGEDILAELGYEVTSRTSSKTALALLQENPSRFDLVITDQTMPDMTGVELARHILALRPDIPIILCTGFSHMIDAEGARAAGIRAFAMKPLTKREIATTIRKVLDEPAA from the coding sequence ATGAACAGATTCATGTCTTTGTCCATCCGCACGTATCTCGTGATTTTCATAACCCTGTTGGCGTTACCATCCGTGGCCTTGATAGTCTATTCAGGGTTAGCCGCGCGCAAGGCGGCAATAGATGACGCCAACAAGCAATGCCTGGAGGTTGTCAATAGTCTTGCAGGCGAGCAGCAGGCTGTCGTTGCAGGAGCCGAGCAGCTAGTCACCACCCTTGCTCTTCTGCCGGAAGTCCAGGCGCGCAACAGCACGGCCACCAATGCGCTCCTTCGAGACCTCTTGAAGAAGAACCCTCGCTACGCCAATATTGTGATCGGCGATGCATCAGGCTCTGTGTGGGCCTCGGCAGTGCCCTTTCAGGGGAACCTTTCCATGGCTGACAGAAGGTACTACCAGGAGGCCATCCGCACGGGAACGTTTTCTTCCGGCGAGTACGGCGTGGGCAGGGCAGGAGGAAAACCGATGATGAGCTTCGGCTATCCCGTAAAAAACGCCGACAATAAGGTGATAGCGGTGATAGGGGTCGCCCTCGACCTGGAGTACGCCCAGCGGACTTTTGAAAAGATCAATCTTCCTCCCGGGTCGTCCTTTGGCATCCTTGACCACCAGGGCATCATTCTCATCAGGAACCGCCAGGACCCGTTCTCAGAAAAGCTCATCGGCAAGCGTGACTCAAAACAAGAGAACTTCACCCCGATGACCGGGGGTGCTCCCGGAGGGACCTTTAAAGCCATAGGGAACGACGGGATCTTTCGTCTCGCTGCGTACAGGAAAATGACCTTACCGCACGAATCAGCACCTTATCTCTATGTTCGCTCAAGCATACCGCTGGCCTCAGCCACTGCGACGGCGAACGCGGCGATGGTTAAGAACCTGACCTTGCTCGCGGTGCTCTATGCAATCGGGCTTGTGCTCGTCTGGTTCATCGGGAAGCGTCTCATCGTAAACCCTGTCACCCGCTTAATGAAGGCATCTGAGCAACTTGCCGCCGGAGCGGGGAACGTGCGCATCTCTCGTGACATCGAAGGTCGCGAGCTTGGGAGACTGGCCCGGAGCTTCGATACCATGGCAGATACGCTCGCTCAAAGAGAGTCAGCTCTCCGTGAGAGCGAGCAGCGCTGGGCCACCACGCTGGCAAGCATCGGCGATGCGGTCATCGCCACAGACACAGATGGCAGAATCTCCTTTATGAACAGCGTTGCGGAGGAACTTACCGGCTGGACGCAGAAGGACGCGGCGCTCAGACCGATAGCCGAAGTCTTTCACATCATTAACGAGCAGACCCGCAAAGAAGTCGATAGCCCTGTCTCACGCGTGCTGAGAGAAGGAATAATTGTTGGACTCGCCAACCACACGATCCTTGTCCGCAGGGATGGCACCGAACTTCCCATTGATGACAGCGGCGCGCCCATACAACGCGTGGATGGCAAGACCACGGGCGTTGTGCTCGTCTTTCGGGACATCACCGAGCGGCAGGCGGCCGAGGAAGCCCTGCGGCAAAGCGATGAGCGCTTCCGTCTTGCCCTGCGCAACGCACCCGTGTCAGTGGCAGTGCAGGACCGCGACCTCCGGTACATCTGGGCATATAACCAGCGCACCGCACGCCCCGAGGAGATCATAGGCAGGCGGGACGAAGACATCTTCACGCCCGAAGAAGCGGCACGGGTTGATGCGATCAAGAGGCGCGTGCTGGAGGAGGGCGTCGAATACCGCGAGCAGATGTGGTTCAACCGGGCTGGCGGTCCTATTTTTCTCGACGTCTATTGGGAGCCCATGCACGATGAGACGGGCCGTGTCATAGGCGTGGGCTCGGCGACCGTCGATCTGACGCCGACAAAGCTTGCAGAGGAAGCATTGCGCAAGGCGCACGACGAACTCGAAGAACGTGTCAAACAGAGAACTACGGAACTCCAGAGCGCCTATGACAACCTCACCAGGGAAATCGCCGAGCGGGAGCAGGCGGAAGCCCAGCTCCGGCAGGCTCAGAAGATGGAGGCCTTGGGGACGCTCTCCGGCGGCATCGCGCATGACTTCAACAACATCCTCGCAGCGATCATCGGCTTCACGGAACTGGTAGCCGAGCGTGCGACCCCGGGAAGCCGGGACGAGCATCACCTGCACCGGGTCTTGGAGGCGTCGCTGCGCGGGCGGGAACTGGTGAAACAGATGCTGACCTTCACCCGAAGTACGGCGCAGGAGAAGAAGCCGTTGCTGCTGAGCAGTATCTTGAAAGAGACTGCAAGGATGCTCAGGGCTACCACGCCTACAACGATAAGTATCAAAGTGAACATCCTGAGCGAGTCGGGTCTCATCCTCGCCGATCCCACCCAGATCCAGCAGATCGTCATGAACCTGTGCACCAATGCCACCTATGCCATGCGGGAAAAAGGAGGCATCCTCGACATCGAACTCACCGATTTCAGCGTGGCACGATCCAACGGGAACAATCACGGCATGGAGCCTGGACTGTACATGAAGCTCGTGGTCCGCGACACGGGCAGAGGCATTACGCCCGACATCATGGACAAGATATTCGACCCGTTCTTTACCACAAAGAAACTGGGGGAAGGCACAGGGCTCGGGCTCTCTGTGGTCCACGGCATCGTCAAGCGCTCGGGCGGCTACATCGCGGTGGAGAGTGCACCCGGTAAAGGTTCCACGTTCACCGTGTACTTCCCGAAGATTGCCGGAGAGCAAAAGACAGCAGCGCCCGGTCTCGATATGATACCTACCGGCTCCGAGCGTATTCTCTTTGTGGACGATGAAGAAGCGATTGTGGAGATGGGTGAAGACATCCTCGCCGAGCTCGGCTATGAGGTGACCTCCCGCACCAGCAGTAAGACCGCTCTAGCACTTCTGCAGGAGAACCCGTCTCGTTTCGACCTGGTCATCACGGACCAGACCATGCCGGACATGACCGGTGTTGAGCTTGCCCGGCACATCCTCGCGCTGCGTCCCGACATCCCCATCATCCTGTGCACCGGCTTCAGCCATATGATTGATGCTGAAGGTGCCAGGGCTGCAGGAATCAGGGCCTTCGCCATGAAACCCCTCACGAAAAGAGAGATCGCCACGACAATCAGAAAGGTCCTGGACGAGCCAGCGGCGTAG
- the thiS gene encoding sulfur carrier protein ThiS, which translates to MVLVEGREFRWREGLTVAELLEELGDPYPYAVVRVNDAVVSGPDFERAKVPRGSEVFLIPLIAGG; encoded by the coding sequence ATGGTGCTGGTCGAGGGTAGAGAGTTCCGATGGAGAGAAGGATTGACGGTTGCCGAACTCCTGGAGGAGTTGGGCGATCCCTACCCTTACGCAGTGGTGCGCGTTAATGATGCCGTCGTCTCGGGCCCTGACTTTGAAAGGGCGAAAGTGCCGAGAGGGTCAGAGGTGTTTCTCATCCCTCTTATCGCCGGCGGCTGA